A section of the Pimelobacter simplex genome encodes:
- a CDS encoding bile acid:sodium symporter family protein: MDSGLVSIGLPAALAIIMFGLGLALTADDFRRVGSAPRPVVIALLAQLVLLPLLCFGLVLALELEAILAVGMMLLAASPGGTTANLFSHLFRGDVALNITLTAVNSVIAVVSLPLVVNFAVGWFDPAGAEDIGLQPAKTAQVFAIVLAPVAIGMLVRRSSPAFAERADRPVRIASAVVLALVIVGALLGERENLGDYLADIGLATVLFCAASLAVGYTVPRLLGVPERQALSSAFEVGIHNSTLAIAVALSVLENDTLAVPAAVYGVLMFPLALLAGWLLTRGRRGGPGHASGHRLPAL, from the coding sequence ATGGACTCCGGACTGGTCTCGATCGGCCTGCCCGCCGCGCTGGCGATCATCATGTTCGGCCTCGGCCTGGCCCTGACCGCCGATGACTTCCGCCGGGTCGGCAGCGCCCCGCGCCCGGTCGTCATCGCCCTGCTCGCCCAGCTGGTCCTGCTCCCCCTGCTCTGCTTCGGCCTGGTGCTGGCGCTCGAGCTGGAGGCGATCCTGGCCGTCGGCATGATGCTGCTGGCCGCCTCGCCGGGCGGTACGACGGCCAACCTCTTCAGCCACCTCTTCCGCGGCGACGTCGCCCTCAACATCACGCTGACCGCAGTCAACTCCGTGATCGCCGTGGTGAGCCTGCCGCTGGTCGTCAACTTCGCCGTCGGCTGGTTCGACCCCGCCGGCGCCGAGGACATCGGCCTCCAGCCGGCCAAGACCGCCCAGGTGTTCGCCATCGTGCTGGCCCCGGTCGCGATCGGCATGCTCGTGCGCCGCTCCTCCCCCGCCTTCGCCGAGCGCGCCGACCGGCCGGTGCGGATCGCCTCGGCCGTGGTCCTCGCGCTCGTCATCGTCGGCGCGCTGCTGGGCGAGCGCGAGAACCTCGGCGACTACCTGGCCGACATCGGCCTGGCGACGGTCCTGTTCTGCGCGGCGAGTCTGGCCGTCGGCTACACGGTGCCGCGGCTGCTCGGCGTACCGGAGCGGCAGGCGCTCTCGTCGGCCTTCGAGGTCGGCATCCACAACAGCACGCTGGCGATCGCGGTGGCCCTGAGCGTGCTCGAGAACGACACGCTGGCGGTCCCCGCCGCGGTGTACGGCGTCCTGATGTTCCCGCTCGCGCTGCTCGCCGGGTGGCTCTTGACGCGCGGCCGGAGGGGCGGCCCGGGTCACGCTTCGGGACACCGGCTACCGGCTCTGTGA